From Halotia branconii CENA392, the proteins below share one genomic window:
- the apcA gene encoding allophycocyanin subunit alpha, producing MSIVTKSIVNADAEARYLSPGELDRIKSFVSGGERRLRIAQILTENRERIVKQAGDQLFQKRPDVVSPGGNAYGQEMTATCLRDLDYYLRLITYGIVSGDVTPIEEIGVVGVREMYKSLGTPIDAVAGGVTAMKNVAASLLSGEDSGEAGAYFDYLVGAMQ from the coding sequence ATGAGTATCGTCACGAAGTCTATCGTGAATGCTGATGCAGAAGCCCGCTATCTTAGCCCTGGCGAACTGGATCGGATTAAAAGCTTTGTTTCAGGTGGTGAGCGTCGCCTCCGCATTGCTCAAATTTTGACCGAAAATCGCGAACGGATTGTTAAGCAAGCTGGCGACCAACTTTTCCAAAAGCGCCCTGATGTTGTCTCTCCTGGTGGCAATGCTTACGGTCAAGAAATGACAGCTACTTGTCTACGTGATCTAGATTATTACCTGCGTTTGATCACCTACGGAATCGTTTCTGGTGATGTTACCCCCATCGAAGAAATTGGTGTTGTGGGTGTTCGTGAAATGTACAAGTCCCTCGGCACTCCTATTGACGCTGTTGCTGGTGGTGTCACCGCGATGAAGAATGTTGCTGCCTCCCTATTGTCTGGTGAAGACAGTGGTGAAGCTGGCGCTTACTTCGACTATTTAGTCGGTGCGATGCAGTAG
- the apcB gene encoding allophycocyanin subunit beta: MQDAITAVINSSDVQGKYLDSSALSKLKGYFATGELRVRAASTISANAAAIVKEAVAKSLLYSDITRPGGNMYTTRRYAACIRDLDYYLRYATYAMLAGDTSILDERVLNGLKETYNSLGVPVGATVQAIQSIKEVTASLVGPDAGKEMGVYLDYISSGLS, from the coding sequence ATGCAAGACGCAATTACCGCTGTCATTAACTCTTCAGACGTTCAAGGCAAGTATTTAGATTCATCTGCCCTGTCAAAGCTCAAAGGCTACTTTGCAACTGGCGAACTACGCGTACGTGCTGCTAGCACAATCAGCGCTAACGCAGCTGCGATCGTCAAAGAAGCTGTAGCTAAATCTTTGTTGTACTCTGATATCACCCGCCCCGGTGGTAACATGTACACCACTCGCCGTTATGCTGCTTGCATCCGCGATTTGGACTACTATCTACGTTATGCTACCTATGCTATGTTAGCTGGCGATACTTCCATCCTGGATGAGCGTGTACTAAATGGCTTAAAGGAAACCTACAATTCCTTGGGTGTTCCTGTTGGTGCTACCGTACAAGCGATCCAATCAATCAAAGAAGTAACAGCCAGCTTGGTAGGCCCTGATGCCGGTAAAGAAATGGGTGTTTACTTAGACTATATCTCCTCTGGCTTAAGCTAA
- a CDS encoding phycobilisome linker polypeptide produces the protein MARLFKITACVPSQTRIRTQRELQNTYFTKLVPYDSWFREQQRIQKMGGKIVKVELATGKQGTNAGLL, from the coding sequence ATGGCGCGGTTGTTTAAAATTACTGCTTGCGTTCCTAGCCAAACTCGGATTCGCACTCAACGCGAACTGCAAAATACCTACTTCACCAAGCTGGTTCCTTACGATAGTTGGTTCCGTGAACAGCAACGGATTCAAAAAATGGGTGGCAAAATCGTTAAAGTGGAATTAGCAACTGGTAAACAAGGTACAAATGCAGGTTTGCTGTAA
- a CDS encoding DUF2079 domain-containing protein encodes MRKLFFQLGAVFWMISISVLILFGCSSLRHTLFQSGVFDLGIYDQVVYLMSQGQPPISSFLGFHHLGNHAAWAVYPLALLYKIYPSPYWLLAVQAVALALGALPTWYLARQAGLKENQAVTMSAVYLLYPLIFNVNLFEFHPEVMAVPVLLGVVLAARVGKLGWFCLGTIFILGCKAVLSLTVAAMGFWLLVFEKRRVYGAIALIAGIIWFLIASQIIIPLFSNDEVAAVSRYSYLGDSVLEIAKNLLLKPQLVLSRIFSLDTLGYLALLIAPLVWGLTPRQLTPLVSAIPALALNILSDKQAQRDLIHQYSLPILPFLILAVIASLSAGKGWFKNRRTIILWALLAFIVLGKYSYFWSRYLRSIDTWQATRQAIAQIHTKGAVLTTHSIAPHLTHRPFIQFTDDLSGSPPDFKQFEYILLNVRHPDGTHNPEFAKKLVNQLKNNDYFQITYQHDDVYLFVNNSSIK; translated from the coding sequence GTGAGAAAATTATTTTTCCAGCTTGGTGCTGTTTTCTGGATGATTAGCATCAGCGTTTTAATCTTGTTTGGATGCAGTAGTTTAAGACATACCTTGTTTCAGTCGGGAGTTTTCGATCTGGGAATATACGATCAGGTCGTTTACTTAATGAGTCAAGGACAACCGCCAATCTCTTCTTTTTTAGGCTTTCATCATTTGGGCAACCATGCAGCCTGGGCTGTTTATCCGTTGGCTTTACTGTACAAAATTTACCCCAGCCCTTATTGGTTATTAGCTGTGCAAGCAGTAGCATTGGCTTTAGGTGCTTTGCCTACTTGGTATCTTGCCCGTCAAGCAGGGTTAAAGGAAAACCAAGCAGTCACAATGTCAGCAGTTTACCTACTGTATCCCTTAATTTTTAATGTCAATTTATTTGAATTTCACCCGGAAGTGATGGCTGTCCCAGTATTGCTGGGGGTAGTTTTAGCAGCACGAGTAGGTAAATTAGGGTGGTTTTGTTTAGGCACTATTTTTATTTTGGGATGTAAAGCCGTTTTATCTCTGACAGTAGCGGCTATGGGCTTTTGGCTGCTGGTGTTTGAAAAGCGGCGCGTGTATGGTGCGATCGCCTTAATTGCTGGTATTATTTGGTTTTTAATTGCTAGTCAGATAATTATTCCCCTGTTTAGTAATGATGAAGTAGCAGCAGTATCACGTTACAGCTATCTAGGCGATTCAGTTTTAGAAATTGCCAAAAATTTATTGCTAAAACCCCAGTTGGTATTGAGTAGGATATTTTCGCTAGATACTTTAGGATATTTGGCGTTATTAATTGCACCTCTGGTTTGGGGATTGACACCAAGACAGCTAACTCCTTTAGTAAGTGCGATCCCCGCTTTAGCGTTGAATATTCTTTCTGACAAACAGGCACAAAGAGATTTAATTCATCAATATTCTTTACCAATTTTGCCTTTTTTGATTTTAGCTGTCATTGCCAGCCTGAGTGCTGGTAAAGGATGGTTTAAAAATAGACGCACAATTATTTTATGGGCTTTGCTGGCTTTTATAGTGTTAGGAAAATATAGCTATTTTTGGTCACGCTACTTAAGATCGATAGATACTTGGCAAGCAACACGGCAAGCGATCGCTCAAATTCATACCAAAGGCGCTGTTTTAACTACTCATAGTATTGCCCCACATTTAACCCACCGCCCTTTTATTCAATTTACAGACGATTTGAGTGGTTCACCACCTGACTTCAAACAATTTGAGTACATTTTATTAAATGTCCGTCATCCAGATGGTACTCATAATCCTGAATTTGCTAAAAAGTTAGTTAATCAATTGAAAAATAATGATTATTTTCAAATAACATATCAACATGATGATGTCTATTTATTTGTGAATAATTCTTCAATCAAGTAA
- a CDS encoding ArnT family glycosyltransferase, which yields MHINRIKNILFPLLTIFLYVSFVVAIRFKPITQSFELDYDEGLNLIKTLLYDQGFSLYSQIWSDQPPVFTFILSQYFSLFGQSILAARLLILIFSAILIYCFYQIIRQSLGTIPAFVATFLLFTSWLFIRLSFSVMIGIPSLSLAMLSLYILTLYKQKPRNIFLILSGIFLALSIQTKLFTVFLIPLMALNLGDFIIRTQPIKKQTQHLLYPLTIWLSTLSIIYLLIGWKFQQFFYHQQTFESHFNQPIEAELINFNNFAYFGEMIKQDYDYIFLAFIGILAIIIKKQRDGIFPLTWLGIALLILLNHKPLWYHHYPLIAIPICWLAAYAIGWVLDSFAQGWRYNLKPSNKNKSIFFSLVTVILVFLIIITPPNPKGTPPKNLQLMQLILQNKSSTRWLFTDRPIYGFYANLPVPPEIAVMSYKRLNSGDLTFKQLLTILQKYQPEQIVFARWLSQIKSDREIMAYINENYIKTYTDETGTAEHYLVK from the coding sequence ATGCATATCAATAGAATAAAAAATATTTTATTTCCCTTACTCACCATATTTCTTTATGTTAGCTTTGTTGTTGCCATTAGATTTAAGCCAATTACCCAAAGCTTTGAACTAGACTATGATGAAGGACTGAACTTAATTAAAACCCTTCTTTATGATCAGGGATTTTCTCTTTATAGTCAAATTTGGAGCGATCAACCACCAGTTTTTACTTTTATTTTATCGCAATACTTCAGTTTATTTGGGCAGTCTATCTTAGCCGCACGTTTGCTAATATTAATATTTTCAGCAATATTAATATACTGCTTTTATCAAATCATTCGTCAAAGCCTTGGAACTATCCCAGCTTTTGTTGCTACATTTTTACTCTTCACTTCTTGGCTATTTATTAGATTAAGTTTTTCTGTGATGATTGGTATTCCATCGTTGTCATTAGCAATGCTTTCTCTGTATATTTTAACTTTATATAAACAAAAACCTCGTAATATTTTTCTAATTTTATCTGGGATTTTTTTAGCACTATCTATCCAAACAAAACTGTTTACTGTTTTTCTAATTCCTTTGATGGCATTAAATTTGGGCGATTTTATTATCCGTACCCAACCAATAAAAAAACAAACCCAGCACCTGCTTTATCCGTTAACTATATGGCTAAGTACTCTAAGTATAATTTACTTATTAATTGGCTGGAAATTCCAACAATTTTTTTATCATCAACAGACTTTTGAATCACATTTTAATCAGCCGATAGAAGCAGAACTAATAAATTTTAACAATTTTGCCTATTTTGGTGAAATGATTAAGCAAGATTATGATTATATTTTTTTAGCATTCATCGGTATATTAGCAATTATTATCAAAAAACAACGAGACGGTATTTTCCCTTTAACTTGGTTAGGAATTGCTTTACTAATTTTGTTAAATCATAAACCCCTTTGGTATCACCACTATCCTTTAATAGCTATTCCTATCTGTTGGCTAGCTGCTTATGCAATAGGTTGGGTACTTGATTCTTTTGCTCAAGGATGGCGATACAATTTAAAGCCGTCAAACAAAAACAAGTCTATCTTTTTTTCCTTGGTAACTGTAATTCTAGTTTTCTTAATCATCATAACTCCTCCTAATCCCAAAGGAACCCCACCTAAAAACTTACAATTGATGCAGTTGATATTACAAAATAAAAGTTCTACTCGTTGGTTATTTACAGATCGTCCTATCTATGGTTTTTATGCTAATTTACCTGTCCCTCCAGAAATAGCAGTAATGTCATATAAAAGACTTAATTCAGGAGATTTAACTTTTAAGCAACTTCTAACTATTTTGCAAAAATATCAACCAGAACAAATCGTTTTTGCAAGGTGGTTAAGTCAAATTAAAAGTGATCGTGAAATCATGGCTTATATTAATGAAAACTATATTAAAACTTATACAGATGAAACAGGCACAGCAGAACATTATTTAGTCAAGTAA
- a CDS encoding mannosyltransferase family protein, translated as MNLKKNITSNGFLFAVVMWLSSRIVIIIAMLLIAPSLPVPSDASAATFSWDVFSAWDSEWYRKIVTYGYEYINDGKQHSIAFFPLFPLLIRAIMSFGLSFEMAGTLLNNLAFLAALIVLYVWVEERNGKSAARWTTAVLAWCPYSIYSTVIYTEGLFLLCSTAALRAFDKQQYTWVAFWGALSTATRSPGLALIPAFLFASWQQRRGIKAYIASLAVGLGVFLYSLYCQIQFGDALAFVHVQKGWRTSAGFAWQGWLMMLRKITLGNAYWQFTNIQDLWYPLLLMMIIVSGFLLWRFRQQLGYIKVRYGFYLLWFFMWFLAEDELVRFVLIFGGLLLLWFSRAKIPLAAVVYGFFSYALILNTGLTASVERYAYGIVSLSFAFGLLLARYPRWGYAVIIFFAIFLANLSVQFAQNQWIA; from the coding sequence ATGAATTTAAAGAAAAATATTACTAGTAACGGATTCTTATTTGCAGTAGTAATGTGGTTATCTAGCCGCATAGTTATTATTATTGCCATGTTGCTAATTGCCCCTTCGCTGCCAGTGCCGTCTGATGCCTCTGCTGCCACATTCAGCTGGGATGTTTTTTCAGCCTGGGATAGTGAATGGTATCGCAAAATAGTGACTTATGGCTACGAATATATTAACGATGGCAAACAACATTCTATTGCTTTTTTCCCGCTTTTTCCCTTATTAATTCGAGCAATTATGAGTTTTGGCTTGTCATTTGAAATGGCAGGTACACTATTAAATAATTTGGCATTTTTAGCAGCATTAATTGTATTGTATGTTTGGGTAGAGGAGCGCAATGGCAAAAGTGCAGCACGTTGGACAACGGCAGTTTTAGCTTGGTGTCCTTATTCAATTTATAGCACTGTAATTTATACAGAAGGGCTATTTTTGTTGTGTAGTACAGCAGCCTTACGAGCTTTCGATAAACAGCAATATACCTGGGTAGCCTTTTGGGGAGCATTATCTACTGCGACGCGATCGCCTGGTTTGGCACTCATACCTGCTTTTTTGTTCGCATCTTGGCAACAGCGTCGAGGAATCAAAGCTTACATTGCTAGTTTAGCTGTTGGTTTGGGTGTATTTCTCTACAGCTTGTATTGTCAAATTCAATTTGGTGATGCTTTAGCTTTTGTCCATGTCCAAAAAGGGTGGCGGACTTCAGCAGGGTTTGCTTGGCAAGGTTGGTTAATGATGTTGAGAAAAATTACTTTGGGAAATGCCTATTGGCAATTTACTAATATACAAGACCTCTGGTATCCATTGCTGTTGATGATGATTATCGTCAGCGGCTTTTTGTTGTGGCGCTTTCGTCAACAACTTGGTTATATAAAAGTGCGCTATGGATTTTATTTATTATGGTTTTTCATGTGGTTTTTAGCAGAAGATGAATTAGTCAGATTTGTATTAATTTTTGGTGGTTTATTATTATTGTGGTTTTCACGAGCAAAAATTCCCTTGGCTGCCGTTGTTTATGGCTTTTTTTCCTACGCCTTAATTCTCAATACTGGCCTCACAGCTTCAGTTGAACGCTACGCTTACGGTATTGTATCGCTATCATTTGCTTTTGGGCTATTGCTGGCTCGTTATCCACGTTGGGGGTATGCAGTGATCATATTTTTTGCCATCTTCTTAGCAAATTTATCTGTACAATTTGCCCAAAATCAGTGGATAGCTTAA
- a CDS encoding ArnT family glycosyltransferase — MRPFPKKEWLLTLLVGSLILWLMCLGNSPLRDWDEGTVGLVAREIWRAPMGSLHWLYPTLGGEPYHNKPPLIHLLIAWTYSIGGVNEWTTRLPSAVLTALGVPLLYLVGRLVFNQSLPALFAALVYLTMLPVVRHGRLAMLDGAAITFFLLLLFCVLKARQNRKYALGVGICLGLITLTKGMIVLLLGGIACLFLLADRQLTLLTNPYLWVGIFLGTAPAIAWYAAQWQHYGSNFLQINFQAQTFERLVQPVEGHSGAPWYYLIELLKYGWPWLIFWPGGLYVAAKKHHTSWSRLVLIGTVIYLGSISLMKTKLPWYVMPIYPFLAMAIGANLSEVWQHHYFRARIWTVLFAVIAIAGLGGCVYFTIADYQPVLIAMSIVLVISMGIVVWLIQQRDRRFITVLFSGMYLVLILLMSSQLWIWELNEAFAVKPVAALIRTHVAPETTIYTSFSYARPSLDFYCDCQVVPATIPVLQQMWTNKSYLLLDNATLQQMNLPKSQALGEAEDFILIAE; from the coding sequence ATGCGTCCATTCCCAAAAAAAGAATGGCTACTGACTTTACTCGTGGGATCTCTGATTCTGTGGCTAATGTGTTTGGGAAATTCACCCTTACGAGACTGGGATGAAGGTACTGTGGGACTAGTCGCCCGCGAAATATGGCGCGCCCCAATGGGTTCCCTACATTGGCTTTATCCTACTTTGGGAGGTGAACCATATCATAATAAGCCACCTTTGATCCATTTGCTCATTGCTTGGACTTATTCTATAGGAGGTGTGAATGAATGGACAACACGCTTACCTAGTGCAGTTTTAACTGCTTTGGGAGTGCCTTTACTTTACTTGGTAGGGCGCTTGGTTTTTAATCAAAGTTTACCAGCTTTGTTTGCTGCTTTGGTTTATTTAACAATGTTGCCTGTGGTGCGTCATGGACGACTGGCAATGTTAGATGGCGCAGCGATTACTTTTTTTCTTTTGTTATTGTTTTGTGTTTTGAAAGCCCGCCAAAATCGAAAGTATGCTCTAGGTGTGGGAATTTGCCTAGGGCTAATTACGCTGACTAAGGGAATGATCGTTTTGTTGCTAGGAGGAATTGCTTGTTTATTCCTACTTGCAGATAGACAACTAACTTTGTTAACAAACCCTTATTTATGGGTAGGAATATTTTTAGGAACTGCGCCAGCGATCGCTTGGTATGCTGCTCAATGGCAACATTATGGTAGTAACTTTTTACAAATTAATTTTCAAGCACAAACCTTTGAACGTCTTGTGCAACCTGTGGAAGGTCATAGTGGCGCTCCTTGGTACTATTTAATTGAGCTACTTAAATATGGTTGGCCTTGGTTGATATTTTGGCCTGGAGGGTTGTATGTAGCTGCGAAAAAACACCATACTTCTTGGAGTCGTCTAGTTCTTATCGGCACAGTTATTTACTTAGGAAGTATTTCTTTGATGAAAACAAAACTTCCGTGGTATGTCATGCCTATCTATCCATTTTTAGCTATGGCAATTGGTGCTAATCTCAGCGAAGTTTGGCAACACCATTATTTTAGGGCGCGTATTTGGACAGTCTTATTTGCTGTCATAGCGATCGCAGGTTTAGGAGGTTGTGTTTACTTTACAATTGCAGATTATCAGCCTGTGTTAATTGCCATGAGCATAGTTTTGGTAATTAGCATGGGCATCGTAGTATGGCTGATTCAACAGCGCGATCGCCGTTTTATTACAGTTCTATTTTCTGGGATGTACTTGGTTTTAATATTATTGATGAGTTCGCAATTATGGATTTGGGAATTGAATGAAGCCTTTGCAGTGAAGCCAGTTGCGGCATTAATTCGCACCCATGTTGCACCAGAAACCACAATTTACACTTCTTTTAGTTATGCTCGTCCTAGTTTAGACTTTTACTGCGATTGTCAAGTTGTGCCGGCAACTATCCCAGTTTTACAACAAATGTGGACAAATAAGTCTTATCTGCTATTAGATAATGCAACTTTACAGCAAATGAATTTACCTAAAAGTCAAGCTTTGGGTGAGGCTGAGGATTTCATTTTGATTGCTGAATAA
- a CDS encoding glycosyltransferase family 2 protein, whose translation MTKPIYSLVIPIYNEEENITEMYRRLSHVMTQLDGETELILIDDGSRDRSLSMIRELHHCDRRVCYLSFARNFGHQIAVTAGLNFVQGQCVIVMDADLQDPPELILKLITKWQQGYQVVYAQRLSRKKESWLKRFTAYIFYRILQRLSKVDIPADTGDFCLMDRQVIDILNAMPERNRYIRGLRAWVGFSQTAVHFERDPRFAGKVKYSFGKSWALAIDGIISFSTVPLKLATYLGMLSAGVALLMMTLVLYWRLVDPVSPLIGFTLITIAMFFLGSVQLICIGILGEYISRIYEEVKGRPIYTLKETGGLVKVSEMSSN comes from the coding sequence GTGACTAAGCCAATTTATTCTCTAGTAATTCCAATTTATAACGAAGAAGAAAACATTACTGAAATGTATCGTCGTCTCAGTCATGTCATGACACAGCTAGACGGTGAGACTGAATTGATTTTAATTGATGATGGTAGCCGCGATCGCTCATTAAGCATGATTCGTGAACTTCACCACTGCGATCGTCGCGTGTGCTACTTGAGTTTTGCTCGAAATTTTGGTCATCAAATCGCAGTTACAGCAGGTTTGAACTTTGTCCAAGGCCAATGTGTGATTGTGATGGACGCTGATTTGCAAGATCCCCCAGAGCTAATTTTAAAGTTGATTACAAAATGGCAACAAGGCTACCAAGTAGTGTACGCTCAACGTTTATCCCGTAAAAAAGAAAGTTGGCTCAAACGCTTTACTGCTTATATTTTTTACAGGATTCTCCAGCGTTTGTCTAAGGTAGATATACCCGCCGATACCGGGGATTTCTGCTTGATGGATCGACAAGTGATAGATATTCTTAACGCTATGCCTGAACGTAATCGCTATATACGTGGTTTACGAGCTTGGGTAGGCTTCAGTCAAACAGCAGTACATTTTGAACGAGATCCTCGTTTTGCGGGAAAAGTTAAGTATTCTTTTGGTAAGTCTTGGGCATTAGCGATTGACGGAATTATTTCTTTTTCAACAGTACCTTTAAAGTTAGCAACTTATTTAGGAATGCTATCCGCTGGTGTTGCTCTATTAATGATGACACTAGTCTTATATTGGCGTTTAGTTGACCCAGTTTCTCCATTAATTGGTTTTACATTGATCACAATTGCGATGTTTTTTTTGGGTTCTGTTCAATTAATTTGTATTGGGATTTTAGGTGAATATATTAGTCGGATATATGAAGAAGTCAAAGGTCGTCCTATTTATACTTTGAAGGAAACTGGAGGTTTAGTTAAAGTATCAGAAATGTCATCTAACTAG
- a CDS encoding cytochrome c oxidase subunit 3: protein MDSYIVSDELHQTVGEHEHEHDEEGNKMFGFIVFLLSESVIFLSFFAGYIIYKTTNPNWLPVGVSGLEIKEPAINTVILVASSFVIYLAEKALQRHNLWRFRLFLFTTMAMGSYFLVGQAIEWSHLEFGFTSGTFGGMFYLLTGFHGLHVFTGILLQLMILVRSFIPGNYDTGHFGVNSTSLFWHFVDVIWIVLFLLIYIWQ from the coding sequence GTGGACAGTTATATTGTTTCAGACGAATTGCATCAGACTGTTGGCGAACATGAACATGAACACGACGAAGAAGGCAACAAAATGTTTGGCTTCATTGTCTTCCTTTTGTCTGAAAGCGTTATTTTCTTGAGTTTTTTTGCAGGATATATTATCTATAAAACAACTAATCCTAACTGGCTACCAGTTGGTGTTTCGGGACTAGAAATTAAAGAACCTGCAATCAACACAGTAATTCTGGTTGCTAGTAGTTTTGTGATTTATCTAGCAGAAAAAGCTTTACAACGTCATAATTTGTGGAGGTTTCGCCTATTTCTGTTCACAACTATGGCGATGGGAAGTTACTTTTTAGTTGGACAAGCGATTGAATGGAGTCACCTGGAATTTGGCTTTACTTCCGGTACATTTGGGGGAATGTTTTATTTGCTGACAGGGTTCCACGGTTTGCACGTTTTTACTGGTATTTTGTTGCAATTGATGATTTTGGTGCGTTCTTTCATTCCTGGAAACTACGACACAGGTCATTTCGGTGTCAATTCCACATCATTATTTTGGCACTTTGTAGATGTGATTTGGATTGTTTTGTTTCTGCTAATTTATATCTGGCAATGA
- the ctaD gene encoding cytochrome c oxidase subunit I, with translation MTNIPIEGISIADHPSPGNWKQYFSFSTDHKVIGIQYLVTSFIFFLVGGIFAMVLRGELITPDADLVDRTVYNGMFTMHGTVMLFLWTFPSLVGFANYLVPLMIGARDMAFPRLNAVAFWMVPVVGILMMASFFVPGGPAQAGWWSYPPVSLQNPTGNLINGQVVWLLAVAISGVSSIMGAVNFVTTIVKMRAPGMGFFRMPLFVWAVFSAQIIQLFGLPALTAGAVMLLLDLTVGTAFFDPSRGGNPVMFQHYFWFYSHPAVYVIILPIFGIFSEIFPVYARKPLFGYKVVAVSSILIAVVSGIVWVHHMYVSGTPGWMRLIFMFTTMFVSVPTGIKVFAWVATVWEGKLRLTTPMLFALGALVMFVFAGITGIMLSSVPVDVHVNNTYFVVGHFHYVLYGTVTMGLYAAIYHWFPKMTGRMYQESWGKLHFWLAFIGTNLNFLPMHPLGLQGMLRRVASYAPEYQFWNIVASLGGFLLGMSTLPFIFNMVISWMQGEKAPDNPWRAIGLEWMVSSPPPVENFEEIPIIISEPYGYGKSEPLTANLEHEHSHTTLTSAD, from the coding sequence ATGACAAATATCCCTATTGAAGGCATCAGTATTGCTGATCATCCATCTCCAGGTAACTGGAAGCAATACTTCAGCTTTAGCACTGATCATAAAGTAATTGGGATTCAATACCTCGTTACCTCGTTCATCTTCTTTCTAGTCGGCGGTATCTTTGCAATGGTGCTGCGGGGAGAATTAATTACACCCGATGCAGACCTAGTTGACCGTACCGTCTATAACGGCATGTTCACCATGCACGGCACTGTCATGCTATTTTTGTGGACATTTCCCTCACTAGTTGGTTTTGCCAATTATTTAGTGCCTCTGATGATTGGGGCGCGAGATATGGCATTTCCCCGCCTCAACGCTGTCGCCTTTTGGATGGTTCCAGTAGTCGGGATTCTGATGATGGCAAGTTTCTTTGTTCCTGGTGGCCCAGCCCAAGCGGGTTGGTGGTCTTACCCACCAGTTAGTCTTCAAAATCCCACAGGTAACTTGATTAACGGTCAAGTTGTCTGGCTGTTGGCAGTGGCAATATCTGGCGTATCCTCAATTATGGGGGCGGTTAACTTTGTCACCACTATCGTCAAAATGCGCGCACCAGGGATGGGATTCTTCCGAATGCCGTTGTTTGTCTGGGCAGTATTTAGCGCCCAAATTATCCAACTATTCGGACTACCTGCACTCACCGCAGGGGCAGTGATGTTGCTATTAGATCTTACTGTTGGTACTGCCTTTTTCGATCCCAGTAGGGGCGGTAATCCAGTCATGTTCCAGCATTACTTCTGGTTCTATTCCCACCCCGCCGTTTACGTGATTATTCTGCCCATCTTCGGAATTTTCTCCGAAATTTTCCCTGTCTATGCCCGTAAACCTTTGTTTGGCTATAAAGTAGTTGCCGTTTCATCAATATTGATTGCGGTAGTCAGCGGTATTGTTTGGGTACATCACATGTATGTCAGTGGTACTCCTGGCTGGATGCGATTGATTTTCATGTTCACAACCATGTTTGTGTCTGTACCCACGGGGATTAAGGTATTTGCTTGGGTGGCGACTGTTTGGGAAGGTAAGTTACGACTAACTACACCAATGTTATTTGCCCTTGGTGCATTGGTAATGTTTGTCTTCGCTGGCATCACAGGTATTATGCTGTCTTCTGTGCCTGTTGATGTTCACGTCAATAATACTTACTTTGTGGTAGGACACTTCCACTATGTCCTCTACGGTACAGTGACGATGGGCTTGTATGCCGCCATCTATCACTGGTTCCCCAAAATGACCGGGCGGATGTACCAAGAAAGCTGGGGTAAGTTACATTTTTGGTTAGCATTCATCGGTACAAACCTTAACTTTTTGCCGATGCATCCTTTAGGATTGCAAGGAATGTTACGCCGAGTTGCTTCCTACGCCCCAGAGTATCAATTCTGGAATATCGTCGCTAGTTTGGGCGGATTCCTCTTAGGAATGTCAACTTTGCCCTTCATTTTCAACATGGTGATTTCTTGGATGCAAGGAGAGAAAGCACCTGACAATCCTTGGCGGGCAATTGGTTTAGAGTGGATGGTTTCTTCACCACCGCCAGTAGAGAACTTTGAAGAAATTCCCATCATCATCTCTGAACCTTACGGCTACGGCAAATCTGAACCATTGACAGCCAATCTTGAACACGAACATAGTCACACAACATTGACAAGCGCAGACTGA